TACAGGAGCCGCTTTTTGGCTCTCCATATAGGCCAAAATATCTTTCTTCACAATGCGTCCGTCATCGCCAGAACCTTCTACTTGGCTCAAGTCGATGCCCTCTTCTTTGGCCATTGCACGGGCCAAGGGAGAAGCCTTCAGGCGGCTATCATCAGAAGAAGAAGTTTCTTTTTGGGCCAAAGGAGCTTCTAGTTCTTGCACTACTTCTTCGGCTGGAGCAGCCTCCTCAGTAGTGGCCGAATCTCCTGCATCTGCCTGGGCCAAAAGGGCCTGAACATCCTCTCCTTTTTCGCCAATTACGGCAATAATTTGATTGACAGGTACCGCACTGCCTTCCTCTACACCAATGTGCAAAAGTGTTCCTTCATAAAGACTTTGAAACTCCATGACGGCTTTATCCGTCTCAATTTCAGCCAACAATTCGCCGATTTCTACAGCTTCGCCTTCTGCTTTATGCCAAGCCACCAAAGTACCCTCTGTCATCGTATCACTGAGAGCAGGCATTCTTACAATTTCTGCCATAGGATGTTCAGTTATTGATTTATTTAATGTAATAGTTGTTTATTCTTGCTGAAGCCAGGGCCTCGGCTCAAAGATAGTAAGCTTTTCTTAATGTCCTAAAATTATTCTAGGCTTTCCACTAGAGTTAGAGACTATCTATTATTATGTAGTTTTTTTGGGGCCTCCCGCCGCCCCAAATAGGGCGGGCGGCGGGCGCTATGTTGCGGGGCTCGCAGGCCTGCTCGGCCCTTCGCAAAACTTCGCTAGCGCTCGTTTTGCTTGGTCTGGCCCTGCGGGCCACCCCTCCACAGCGCTAGGCCAAGCAGGGCCCTCGGCTTTATAGAATAGCGCTTGGCTATTTTTGTTCAAGCCATTTAAGATAAGCTTTTACTTTTTCGTTAGGGACCGTCATAGAGAGTTGGTAGTGCTCTATTTTCCATTCGCCATTTTGGTAGCTCAGGACCGCTGTGGCCCGACAAGGGCCCATCCAGGTATCGAGCAGTTCATCGGCCCAGGCGGTTTTGCCGCCTTGCTCATCGATGCGGATATGCCGCTCTTTTACGCTAAAATCCCAGGCGGGGGCTTTCTTGAAAGCGCCCTTGGCCCATTTTCGTAGCTCGTCTCTATACCATCTTTCTCCAGCATCGGTACCAATGTAAATGCCTTTTTCAGTCATTTTGCCAAAAAAACCATCGGCATCGGCTTCCTTGGCGGCCAGATGCCATTGGTCCAGAAGGCTGTCAATTTTGGCCTGGCTTTCTTCGGCCCAAGAACGGTTGAGGCAGCCTTCTTGTCGACGGCTATCTACCAAACTAATGATCTGCCATTGGCCATCGGCCTTTTGGCGAAGCGTAAAATGGTTGGCCCCACAATGGCTGAGATTTCCATCGAGGTAAAAGCTGTAGGGGGTCCAAACGGTAGCCAATGGCCCATCTATTTGAAGGCGGTAGTCCCAGAGTTTTTCCTCCCATTCTTGCAGTCTCGGTTGGCGGGCAATGGCCATTAAAAAGGCGGGTAGGGGGCTGCGTTGGACCTTATCGCCAGCTACCGTGAGTAGCTCCATTTGGGGGGCTAAGAGTGGCCGCATTTTGGCCGAGTCGCCGCTATGCAAATGCACAAAAAAGCTATCGACGGTGGCGATGAGCGCAGGGCGCTCATCTTTTTGGGCCCAAAGGCTAGCTTGCAGCAGGAGCAGGGCCAAGACTAAGCTTAGTTTTTTCATGATATCCAATGTTTGTGATCAAGAGATGCTTGAAATCATAAAATAAAAAAAGCTCCCCAAAGGGAGCTCATTTCTTAGATTGGTCTAAGGAAAACTTAGACGTATTGGGCCACAGAGCGATTAAATTCCGCCTTGATTTTTGGCAAATCAATGATAAAGCCCAAACGCTTACGCCCACTGCTTAGCTCTTCGG
This genomic interval from Saprospira grandis contains the following:
- a CDS encoding nuclear transport factor 2 family protein translates to MKKLSLVLALLLLQASLWAQKDERPALIATVDSFFVHLHSGDSAKMRPLLAPQMELLTVAGDKVQRSPLPAFLMAIARQPRLQEWEEKLWDYRLQIDGPLATVWTPYSFYLDGNLSHCGANHFTLRQKADGQWQIISLVDSRRQEGCLNRSWAEESQAKIDSLLDQWHLAAKEADADGFFGKMTEKGIYIGTDAGERWYRDELRKWAKGAFKKAPAWDFSVKERHIRIDEQGGKTAWADELLDTWMGPCRATAVLSYQNGEWKIEHYQLSMTVPNEKVKAYLKWLEQK